In the Salmo trutta chromosome 33, fSalTru1.1, whole genome shotgun sequence genome, one interval contains:
- the zfyve28 gene encoding lateral signaling target protein 2 homolog isoform X2 yields MNRFRKWLYKPKRTDPQLLAQFYYADEELNQVATELDSLDGRKDPQRCTLLVNQFRSCQDNVLNIINQIMDECIPGDRANRDFCVKFPEEIRHDNLAGQLWFGAECLAAGSIIMNREIESMAMRPLAKDLTSSLEEVRNITRDQALRDLNFYTDRMRDTLRHFDSLFAEFELSYVSAMVPVKSPKEYYVQQDVIVLFCETVERALKLGYLSQDMIDDYEPALMFTIPRLAIVCGLVVYGEGPLNLDRKPGDMSELFRPFRTLLKKIRDLLQTLSEEELLTLERSLCISQDGFPLVPEVPPTIAPDPLSSSSPTGDIPQELTEKEQEREQQREVLSLCISHIQDEEDREWEEVERGGEEERGSLCEEAEEADQACSMQYDEEEIEQLNMMVHRVGDEMFTLLSPPSQGQSPAHRPNRGGSIGGSSTEASPIRVLVGQGRTGLYHEEEDRVFFMEDLDAGGDLVTSSRLTSPSKAPQPSSPQSSRPGPLTDSSRNGWPTEARSDLSQQPHGQPSQCPSTKRPSPGREPLPYTNGWEVGLEGAETAEVIAHRMGGMKLSATVIFNPHSPSLTELAVDKLLLPRPLSSSETEPCTPLVATNCLLNSCVCCGSCEVGHDDTLAMDTTGLGMDLGLDKHCKPHSSVIQSSACRLASSGHDLHGKGDSPPQLTPPSRCSSEPPPGEEEGDQRCDKCLVVVAPGPQQNRSPIGVRGTPEPCSHQCRTVRRPQASGGSDRTGTREADSESKEEIKKNTSPVSSLTTSSGTSEDLDHHDIQLALQAAKMAARNKIRSRFHSSSDLIHRLFVCISGVADQLQTNYAADLRSILKTLFEVMATSEQGDNDKEKACPGLRSAVLEDCSLCQETISSSELAAKALEGQFEDPPDWVPDEECDSCITCKAPFTVIRRKHHCRSCGKIFCSRCSSHSAPLPRYGQVKAVRVCTHCYMFHVTPFYSDKTGI; encoded by the exons AGGACGGACCCTCAGCTCCTGGCCCAGTTCTACTATGCTGATGAGGAGCTCAACCAGGTGGCCACAGAACTGGACAGCCTAGATGGGAGGAAGGACCCTCAGAGGTGTACGCTGCTGGTCAACCAGTTCAGGTCCTGTCAG GACAATGTGTTGAACATTATCAACCAGATCATGGATGAATGTATCCCTGGCGACAGAGCCAACAGAGACTTCTGTGTCAAGTTCCCAGAGGAGATTCGCCATGACAACCTGGCTGGACAGCTATGGTTTGGTGCTGAG TGTCTGGCTGCAGGCTCTATCATCATGAACAGGGAGATAGAGAGCATGGCCATGAGGCCTCTAGCCAAGGACCTGACCAGTAGTCTGGAGGAGGTCCGCAACATCACGCGAGACCAGGCCCTCAGAGACCTCAACTTCTACACAGACCGCATGAGGGACACGCTGCGCCACTTCGACAGCCTCTTTGCTGAGTTTGAGCTCAG CTATGTATCAGCCATGGTGCCTGTGAAGTCTCCCAAAGAATACTATGTTCAGCAGGATGTGATTGTGCTCTTCTGTGAGACTGTGGAGAG GGCACTCAAGCTGGGCTATCTCAGCCAAGATATGATCGATGACTATGAACCCGCTCTGATGTTTACAATCCCCAGACTAGCCATTGTGTG TGGTCTGGTGGTGTACGGTGAAGGTCCACTCAACCTGGATAGGAAACCAGGGGACATGTCTGAGCTCTTCCGGCCCTTCCGCACTTTACTGAAGAAGATCAG GGACCTGCTGCAGACCCTGTCAGAAGAAGAGTTGTTGACGCTGGAGCGGAGCCTCTGTATCTCTCAGGACGGGTTCCCCTTAGTCCCCGAGGTTCCCCCCACCATCGCCCCAGACCCCCTCTCATCCAGCAGCCCCACCGGTGACATCCCACAGGAGCTGACTGAGAAGGAGCAGGAGAGGGAGCAGCAGCGGGAGGTGCTGTCTCTGTGCATCTCCCACATCCAGGATGAGGAGGACAGGGagtgggaggaggtggagagggggggagaggaggagcgggGTAGTCTGtgtgaggaggcagaggaggCAGACCAGGCCTGCTCCATGCAATATGATGAGGAGGAGATTGAACAGCTCAACATGATGGTGCACCGCGTGGGGGATGAGATGTTCACGCTGCTGTCCCCTCCCAGCCAGGGCCAGTCCCCAGCCCACCGCCCCAACAGAGGGGGTTCTATCGGTGGCTCCAGCACCGAGGCCTCCCCCATCCGAGTGCTGGTGGGCCAGGGCAGGACAGGTCTCTACcacgaggaggaggacagagtctTCTTCATGGAGGACCTGGACGCAGGAGGGGACCTTGTGACCAGCAGTCGTCTAACCTCGCCTTCCAAAGCCCCTCAGCCCTCTTCTCCTCAGTCCAGCAGGCCTGGCCCCCTGACAGACTCATCCAGGAATGGCTGGCCCACTGAAGCCCGGTCAGATCTGTCCCAGCAGCCCCACGGCCAGCCCTCACAGTGCCCCAGCACCAAGCGACCCAGCCCTGGCCGGGAGCCCCTGCCCTACACTAACGGCTGGGAGGTGGGCCTGGAGGGGGCGGAAACTGCTGAGGTCATTGCACACCGCATGGGAGGGATGAAGCTATCGGCCACAGTCATTTTCAACCCCCACTCCCCCAGCCTGACTGAGCTGGCTGTGGACAAGCTGCTCTTGCCCCGacccctctcctcctcagagACAGAGCCATGCACCCCCCTGGTGGCCACAAACTGCCTGCTCAACTCCTGTGTCTGCTGCGGCAGCTGTGAGGTCGGCCATGATGACACCCTCGCCATGGACACCACAGGGCTGGGAATGGACCTGGGGTTGGACAAACACTGCAAGCCCCACAGCTCTGTTATCCAGTCCTCTGCCTGCCGCCTAGCTTCCTCAGGACACGACCTACATGGAAAAGGGGACTCTCCCCCCCAGCTGACGCCCCCCTCTCGCTGCTCTTCAGAGCCACCTccaggggaggaggaaggggaccaGCGCTGTGACAAGTGCCTGGTAGTGGTGGCCCCGGGGCCTCAGCAGAACAGGAGCCCCATTGGGGTAAGGGGAACCCCAGAACCTTGTTCCCACCAGTGCAGGACAGTGAGGAGGCCTCAGGCCAGCGGGGGAAGTGACAGGACGGGGACCAGAGAGGCAGACAGTGAGTCCAAGGAAGAGATCAAGAAGAACACTAG CCCTGTCAGCAGTCTGACCACGAGCTCGGGGACGTCAGAGGATCTTGACCACCATGATATCCAGCTGGCCCTGCAGGCTGCTAAGATGGCCGCCAGGAACAAGATCCGCTCGCGCTTCCACAGCAGCAGTGACCTCATCCACCGCCTCTTCGTCTGCATATCGg GTGTTGCTGACCAGCTGCAGACAAACTATGCCGCAGACCTTCGAAGCATTCTGAAGACACTGTTTGAAGTCATGGCTACCTCTGAGCAGGGGGACAATGACAAGGAGAAGG CATGTCCAGGGCTGCGCAGTGCTGTGCTGgaggactgttctctctgtcagGAGACCATCTCCTCCTCGGAGCTGGCAGCCAAGGCCCTGGAGGGACAGTTTGAAG ATCCCCCAGACTGGGTTCCTGATGAGGAATGTGACTCCTGCATCACCTGTAAGGCCCCCTTCACCGTCATTCGCAGGAAGCACCACTGTAGGAGCTGTGGCAAG ATCTTCTGCTCTCGCTGCTCCTCCCACTCAGCCCCGTTACCGCGGTACGGCCAGGTGAAGGCCGTCAGGGTGTGTACACACTGCTATATGTTCCACGTCACACCGTTCTACAGCGACAAGACTGGCATCTGA
- the zfyve28 gene encoding lateral signaling target protein 2 homolog isoform X1, with product MNRFRKWLYKPKRTDPQLLAQFYYADEELNQVATELDSLDGRKDPQRCTLLVNQFRSCQDNVLNIINQIMDECIPGDRANRDFCVKFPEEIRHDNLAGQLWFGAECLAAGSIIMNREIESMAMRPLAKDLTSSLEEVRNITRDQALRDLNFYTDRMRDTLRHFDSLFAEFELSYVSAMVPVKSPKEYYVQQDVIVLFCETVERALKLGYLSQDMIDDYEPALMFTIPRLAIVCGLVVYGEGPLNLDRKPGDMSELFRPFRTLLKKIRDLLQTLSEEELLTLERSLCISQDGFPLVPEVPPTIAPDPLSSSSPTGDIPQELTEKEQEREQQREVLSLCISHIQDEEDREWEEVERGGEEERGSLCEEAEEADQACSMQYDEEEIEQLNMMVHRVGDEMFTLLSPPSQGQSPAHRPNRGGSIGGSSTEASPIRVLVGQGRTGLYHEEEDRVFFMEDLDAGGDLVTSSRLTSPSKAPQPSSPQSSRPGPLTDSSRNGWPTEARSDLSQQPHGQPSQCPSTKRPSPGREPLPYTNGWEVGLEGAETAEVIAHRMGGMKLSATVIFNPHSPSLTELAVDKLLLPRPLSSSETEPCTPLVATNCLLNSCVCCGSCEVGHDDTLAMDTTGLGMDLGLDKHCKPHSSVIQSSACRLASSGHDLHGKGDSPPQLTPPSRCSSEPPPGEEEGDQRCDKCLVVVAPGPQQNRSPIGVRGTPEPCSHQCRTVRRPQASGGSDRTGTREADSESKEEIKKNTSFFQDSPLSSVSSSDCESVSVTTCSLSSSAYTASPVSSLTTSSGTSEDLDHHDIQLALQAAKMAARNKIRSRFHSSSDLIHRLFVCISGVADQLQTNYAADLRSILKTLFEVMATSEQGDNDKEKACPGLRSAVLEDCSLCQETISSSELAAKALEGQFEDPPDWVPDEECDSCITCKAPFTVIRRKHHCRSCGKIFCSRCSSHSAPLPRYGQVKAVRVCTHCYMFHVTPFYSDKTGI from the exons AGGACGGACCCTCAGCTCCTGGCCCAGTTCTACTATGCTGATGAGGAGCTCAACCAGGTGGCCACAGAACTGGACAGCCTAGATGGGAGGAAGGACCCTCAGAGGTGTACGCTGCTGGTCAACCAGTTCAGGTCCTGTCAG GACAATGTGTTGAACATTATCAACCAGATCATGGATGAATGTATCCCTGGCGACAGAGCCAACAGAGACTTCTGTGTCAAGTTCCCAGAGGAGATTCGCCATGACAACCTGGCTGGACAGCTATGGTTTGGTGCTGAG TGTCTGGCTGCAGGCTCTATCATCATGAACAGGGAGATAGAGAGCATGGCCATGAGGCCTCTAGCCAAGGACCTGACCAGTAGTCTGGAGGAGGTCCGCAACATCACGCGAGACCAGGCCCTCAGAGACCTCAACTTCTACACAGACCGCATGAGGGACACGCTGCGCCACTTCGACAGCCTCTTTGCTGAGTTTGAGCTCAG CTATGTATCAGCCATGGTGCCTGTGAAGTCTCCCAAAGAATACTATGTTCAGCAGGATGTGATTGTGCTCTTCTGTGAGACTGTGGAGAG GGCACTCAAGCTGGGCTATCTCAGCCAAGATATGATCGATGACTATGAACCCGCTCTGATGTTTACAATCCCCAGACTAGCCATTGTGTG TGGTCTGGTGGTGTACGGTGAAGGTCCACTCAACCTGGATAGGAAACCAGGGGACATGTCTGAGCTCTTCCGGCCCTTCCGCACTTTACTGAAGAAGATCAG GGACCTGCTGCAGACCCTGTCAGAAGAAGAGTTGTTGACGCTGGAGCGGAGCCTCTGTATCTCTCAGGACGGGTTCCCCTTAGTCCCCGAGGTTCCCCCCACCATCGCCCCAGACCCCCTCTCATCCAGCAGCCCCACCGGTGACATCCCACAGGAGCTGACTGAGAAGGAGCAGGAGAGGGAGCAGCAGCGGGAGGTGCTGTCTCTGTGCATCTCCCACATCCAGGATGAGGAGGACAGGGagtgggaggaggtggagagggggggagaggaggagcgggGTAGTCTGtgtgaggaggcagaggaggCAGACCAGGCCTGCTCCATGCAATATGATGAGGAGGAGATTGAACAGCTCAACATGATGGTGCACCGCGTGGGGGATGAGATGTTCACGCTGCTGTCCCCTCCCAGCCAGGGCCAGTCCCCAGCCCACCGCCCCAACAGAGGGGGTTCTATCGGTGGCTCCAGCACCGAGGCCTCCCCCATCCGAGTGCTGGTGGGCCAGGGCAGGACAGGTCTCTACcacgaggaggaggacagagtctTCTTCATGGAGGACCTGGACGCAGGAGGGGACCTTGTGACCAGCAGTCGTCTAACCTCGCCTTCCAAAGCCCCTCAGCCCTCTTCTCCTCAGTCCAGCAGGCCTGGCCCCCTGACAGACTCATCCAGGAATGGCTGGCCCACTGAAGCCCGGTCAGATCTGTCCCAGCAGCCCCACGGCCAGCCCTCACAGTGCCCCAGCACCAAGCGACCCAGCCCTGGCCGGGAGCCCCTGCCCTACACTAACGGCTGGGAGGTGGGCCTGGAGGGGGCGGAAACTGCTGAGGTCATTGCACACCGCATGGGAGGGATGAAGCTATCGGCCACAGTCATTTTCAACCCCCACTCCCCCAGCCTGACTGAGCTGGCTGTGGACAAGCTGCTCTTGCCCCGacccctctcctcctcagagACAGAGCCATGCACCCCCCTGGTGGCCACAAACTGCCTGCTCAACTCCTGTGTCTGCTGCGGCAGCTGTGAGGTCGGCCATGATGACACCCTCGCCATGGACACCACAGGGCTGGGAATGGACCTGGGGTTGGACAAACACTGCAAGCCCCACAGCTCTGTTATCCAGTCCTCTGCCTGCCGCCTAGCTTCCTCAGGACACGACCTACATGGAAAAGGGGACTCTCCCCCCCAGCTGACGCCCCCCTCTCGCTGCTCTTCAGAGCCACCTccaggggaggaggaaggggaccaGCGCTGTGACAAGTGCCTGGTAGTGGTGGCCCCGGGGCCTCAGCAGAACAGGAGCCCCATTGGGGTAAGGGGAACCCCAGAACCTTGTTCCCACCAGTGCAGGACAGTGAGGAGGCCTCAGGCCAGCGGGGGAAGTGACAGGACGGGGACCAGAGAGGCAGACAGTGAGTCCAAGGAAGAGATCAAGAAGAACACTAG TTTTTTTCAGGACTCTCCTCTCAGCTCAGTCTCCAGTAGTGACTGTGAGAGTGTGTCTGTCACCACATGTAGTCTCTCCAGCAGTGCTTACACAGCCAG CCCTGTCAGCAGTCTGACCACGAGCTCGGGGACGTCAGAGGATCTTGACCACCATGATATCCAGCTGGCCCTGCAGGCTGCTAAGATGGCCGCCAGGAACAAGATCCGCTCGCGCTTCCACAGCAGCAGTGACCTCATCCACCGCCTCTTCGTCTGCATATCGg GTGTTGCTGACCAGCTGCAGACAAACTATGCCGCAGACCTTCGAAGCATTCTGAAGACACTGTTTGAAGTCATGGCTACCTCTGAGCAGGGGGACAATGACAAGGAGAAGG CATGTCCAGGGCTGCGCAGTGCTGTGCTGgaggactgttctctctgtcagGAGACCATCTCCTCCTCGGAGCTGGCAGCCAAGGCCCTGGAGGGACAGTTTGAAG ATCCCCCAGACTGGGTTCCTGATGAGGAATGTGACTCCTGCATCACCTGTAAGGCCCCCTTCACCGTCATTCGCAGGAAGCACCACTGTAGGAGCTGTGGCAAG ATCTTCTGCTCTCGCTGCTCCTCCCACTCAGCCCCGTTACCGCGGTACGGCCAGGTGAAGGCCGTCAGGGTGTGTACACACTGCTATATGTTCCACGTCACACCGTTCTACAGCGACAAGACTGGCATCTGA